From a single Apium graveolens cultivar Ventura chromosome 2, ASM990537v1, whole genome shotgun sequence genomic region:
- the LOC141697628 gene encoding uncharacterized protein LOC141697628: MDQTPSLEKFTEEFIDEFCFDDAEDNRRLELYHEIYGQSSWSKPRKSIFKDREAGHQRLMNDYFSPNLVYPEQIFRRRFRMGRHVFLHIVDALSNFGSYFQQRIDAVGRKGLSPLQKCTASIRMLAYGVSVDADDYVRIGETTTIVESEYLRKPNSNDVESLLQMGEARGFPAWKGMFMSGHKGVATILLEAVVSSDLWIWHAFFGVARSNTNINVLDRSLVFDEVLQGCALEVNYTINGNNYSMGYYLTDGIYPEWATFVKTISCPQDEKRKLFSKYQESQQKDVERAFGVLQSRYAIVRGPSHF; the protein is encoded by the exons ATGGATCAAACACCTTCACTAGAAAAGTTCACTGAAGAATTTATCGATGAGTTTTGTTTTGACGATGCTGAAGACAATCGTCGTCTTGAGTTGTATCATGAAATATACGGACAGAGCTCATGGTCCAAACCTCGAAAAAGTATATTCAAAGACCGTGAAGCAGGTCATCAACGTCTCATGAATGATTACTTTTCACCGAATCTAGTATATCCTGAACAAATCTTCCGACGAAGATTTCGTATGGGAAGACATGTTTTTCTGCATATTGTGGATGCTCTTTCAAATTTTGGTTCATACTTTCAACAAAGAATCGATGCAGTGGGAAGAAAAGGCTTATCACCATTACAAAAATGCACTGCATCAATACGTATGTTGGCGTATGGAGTATCTGTTGATGCTGATGATTATGTTCGTATTGGAGAGACTACGACGATTG TTGAGAGTGAATACTTGCGCAAGCCGAACTCGAATGATGTAGAAAGTCTATTACAAATGGGCGAGGCTCGTGGATTTCCTG CGTGGAAGGGAATGTTCATGAGTGGTCACAAAGGAGTAGCAACAATTTTATTGGAAGCGGTTGTTTCATCTGATCTATGGATATGGCATGCATTTTTTGGAGTTGCTAGATCAAATACTAACATAAATGTGTTAGACCGATCACTAGTATTTGATGAAGTGTTACAAGGTTGTGCTCTAGAGGTAAATTATACTATCAATGGGAACAATTATAGTATGGGCTACTACTTGACAGATGGAATATATCCTGAATGGGCAACATTTGTTAAAACAATATCATGTCCACAAGATGAGAAAAGAAAATTATTTTCGAAATATCAAGAAAGTCAGCAAAAAGATGTCGAACGAGCGTTTGGTGTGTTACAGTCCCGTTACGCAATTGTACGTGGTCCTTCACACTTTTAG